A single genomic interval of Pyrobaculum arsenaticum DSM 13514 harbors:
- a CDS encoding glycosyltransferase, translating to MNIAVVAPQSSHWEDTYRAAAVLVKAFLKLGHKSWLITSIFHDGRPAVDVDAVEKSEGGYVVVEGDVSGVPAIRVISGRSLVPPSVIYLRNFPRVLNAIDEAYGLDAVVVVSSFWNGPEDVARWISIKKSLLTIGEVSKRPFFVYVPVLGGRAPLKKPMEAASRVMWSTLYLPQVLQQVDVVVAVSSNEFYDLRQYRVPEDKIVECRDWVDPDVAELAGGQLERPKQAEGYDFYVSYIGPLDEDRNIRGLIKVAERIASMGNGALIVAGAGEAEEKFRREAEGRKNVILIREHGIRTIASIIRWSLAGVDLAFYEPMGIRALEYLYFGVPYAAPPTSNAAYFITNGVDGIHLESANDIEGFVNWVSTLLREPELRDEMSLKARKKATERTAVKLAETLLMRLAS from the coding sequence ATGAACATCGCCGTAGTGGCGCCCCAGAGCTCCCACTGGGAGGACACATACCGCGCCGCCGCCGTCTTGGTAAAGGCGTTTCTAAAGCTTGGGCACAAGTCGTGGCTAATTACAAGCATCTTCCACGATGGAAGGCCGGCGGTCGACGTAGATGCCGTGGAGAAAAGCGAGGGTGGCTACGTGGTGGTGGAGGGGGACGTCTCCGGGGTTCCTGCTATCCGGGTAATCAGTGGCAGGTCCCTAGTCCCGCCGTCTGTGATATATCTGAGAAACTTCCCAAGGGTGCTCAACGCAATCGACGAGGCCTACGGCCTAGACGCTGTGGTGGTCGTATCAAGCTTCTGGAACGGGCCGGAGGACGTGGCGAGGTGGATTTCGATAAAGAAGTCCCTCCTCACCATCGGCGAGGTGTCTAAAAGGCCTTTTTTCGTATACGTGCCCGTACTAGGTGGAAGGGCGCCTTTGAAAAAACCTATGGAGGCCGCCTCTAGAGTTATGTGGTCGACTCTCTACCTCCCACAGGTTTTGCAACAAGTCGATGTTGTGGTGGCCGTCTCTAGCAACGAGTTCTACGACCTGCGCCAATACCGCGTTCCAGAAGATAAGATAGTTGAGTGCAGGGACTGGGTAGACCCCGACGTGGCCGAGCTAGCTGGGGGGCAACTGGAAAGGCCCAAGCAAGCGGAGGGATACGACTTCTACGTCTCTTACATTGGCCCTCTTGACGAAGACCGGAACATACGCGGCTTAATAAAAGTCGCGGAGAGAATCGCATCAATGGGAAACGGAGCACTAATAGTCGCGGGGGCGGGTGAGGCAGAGGAGAAATTTAGGCGGGAGGCAGAAGGCCGGAAGAACGTGATACTCATTAGAGAGCATGGTATTAGGACCATAGCTTCTATTATTAGATGGTCGCTGGCAGGCGTGGACTTAGCCTTTTACGAGCCGATGGGCATAAGGGCGCTGGAGTACTTATACTTTGGAGTGCCGTACGCCGCTCCCCCGACCTCAAACGCGGCTTACTTTATTACTAACGGCGTAGACGGCATACACCTAGAAAGCGCCAATGACATAGAAGGGTTTGTCAACTGGGTCTCAACATTATTGCGCGAGCCCGAGCTCAGAGACGAAATGAGCCTCAAGGCAAGGAAAAAGGCAACCGAGCGAACTGCCGTTAAGCTGGCGGAGACTTTACTAATGCGGCTGGCGTCATGA
- a CDS encoding bifunctional alpha,alpha-trehalose-phosphate synthase (UDP-forming)/trehalose-phosphatase: MAKLVIVSNRLPVTVSVRGGSVEIREAVGGLATAIKSFLAATESGKTLGFDEVVWVGWSGLKAEHETEEVKAKLREMGLLTVPLTGEELQLFYEGFCNSTLWPLFHSFTVYTVFEAKFWESYLQVNHKYAEAVSAVARPGDFVWVHDYHLMLVPGMLREQAPELAVGFFLHIPFPPAEVYQLMPPPWRTALLDGLLGADLVGFHIHEYVNNFLRSVSKFLGYRTEAGMVYAGRRKIRVGAFPISIDFDFFHNSSEVPEVERQIEELRQRLRGLKIVFSIDRLDYTKGVINRIHAWERFLKERPEWRGRATFILVVVPSRTGVPQYEAMKREIEREVGRINGELGEVDWVPIVYISRFIPTPTLLALYNIADVALITPLKDGMNLVAKEYVASRRDCRGVLILSETAGAAHELVQALVVNPNDESGIVNAIERALGMDPEEQCRRIKSMQERIRQHNVVKWGVDFIHALALAYNDNLMSAATPARILDGEAAEEIASAFRNSRKRLLILDYDGTLVPHYPYAYQAVPDAELKQMLRDLANIPNTGVAVISGRPRDFLEAWLGDLNIYLVAEHGAFIKEPGGGWTQLFPFDLSWKPAVRKLMEDFTALTPGTYVEEKEVSIAWHYRNAEAEVGEAAANRLVEALSGLLAGTPANILRGVKVVEVRAAGVSKGAAAKLLYEKLAPDFVLIAGDDYTDEEMFKSVPAAFSVKVGRGETAAKFMAPSYRKVRELLRRLIS, encoded by the coding sequence GTGGCTAAGCTTGTAATCGTGTCCAACCGCCTGCCGGTAACCGTCTCTGTCCGCGGCGGATCTGTGGAGATTAGGGAGGCGGTGGGCGGCCTGGCCACCGCGATTAAGTCGTTTTTGGCGGCCACGGAGAGTGGGAAGACGCTCGGCTTCGACGAGGTGGTGTGGGTGGGTTGGTCAGGGCTCAAGGCGGAGCATGAGACGGAAGAGGTCAAGGCAAAGTTGAGGGAGATGGGGCTGTTAACAGTGCCCCTGACCGGCGAGGAGCTCCAGCTGTTTTATGAGGGTTTTTGCAACTCGACGCTTTGGCCGCTGTTCCACAGCTTCACGGTGTATACGGTCTTTGAGGCTAAGTTTTGGGAGTCCTATCTCCAGGTTAATCATAAGTACGCAGAGGCTGTGTCCGCCGTGGCGCGTCCAGGAGACTTCGTCTGGGTTCACGACTACCACCTCATGCTGGTACCGGGGATGTTAAGAGAGCAAGCCCCTGAGCTGGCCGTGGGCTTCTTCCTGCACATCCCCTTCCCACCCGCCGAGGTGTACCAGCTGATGCCCCCGCCCTGGAGGACCGCCCTGCTGGATGGGCTCCTCGGCGCGGACCTAGTCGGGTTCCACATCCACGAGTACGTTAATAACTTCCTCCGCTCGGTTTCCAAGTTCTTGGGCTACAGGACTGAGGCGGGTATGGTCTACGCAGGCCGCCGTAAGATTCGCGTGGGGGCCTTCCCCATAAGCATAGACTTCGACTTCTTCCACAACTCGTCGGAGGTGCCGGAGGTGGAGAGGCAGATCGAGGAGCTGAGGCAGAGGCTGAGGGGGCTGAAAATCGTCTTTTCAATAGACAGGCTGGACTACACCAAGGGCGTAATCAACCGTATACATGCATGGGAGCGTTTTCTAAAAGAGCGGCCGGAGTGGAGGGGCAGGGCCACGTTTATCCTCGTGGTGGTGCCGTCTAGGACTGGGGTGCCGCAGTACGAGGCGATGAAGAGGGAGATCGAGAGGGAGGTGGGGCGGATAAACGGGGAGCTGGGCGAGGTGGACTGGGTGCCCATTGTGTACATCTCCCGCTTCATCCCAACCCCGACGCTCCTGGCTTTGTACAACATCGCCGACGTGGCGCTTATCACGCCTCTAAAAGACGGGATGAACCTCGTGGCGAAGGAATACGTGGCTTCTAGAAGGGATTGCAGAGGCGTCCTCATACTTTCTGAGACGGCCGGCGCGGCCCACGAGCTAGTCCAGGCCCTAGTGGTTAATCCCAACGACGAGAGTGGAATTGTAAACGCCATCGAGAGGGCGCTCGGCATGGATCCGGAGGAGCAGTGCCGGCGCATTAAGTCGATGCAGGAGAGGATTAGGCAACACAACGTGGTGAAGTGGGGGGTGGACTTCATCCACGCCTTAGCGTTGGCGTATAATGACAACTTGATGTCAGCCGCCACGCCTGCTAGGATACTGGACGGGGAGGCGGCTGAAGAGATCGCGTCGGCCTTCCGCAACTCACGAAAGAGGCTTCTCATACTCGACTATGACGGCACGCTCGTTCCGCACTACCCATACGCGTACCAAGCCGTGCCCGACGCAGAGCTGAAACAGATGCTGAGAGACTTGGCGAACATCCCCAACACCGGTGTCGCGGTTATCAGTGGAAGGCCTAGGGACTTCCTTGAGGCGTGGCTCGGCGACCTCAATATCTACCTAGTCGCAGAGCACGGAGCTTTTATAAAAGAGCCAGGCGGGGGCTGGACACAGCTGTTTCCCTTTGACCTAAGCTGGAAGCCCGCCGTTAGGAAGTTAATGGAGGATTTCACGGCTCTCACTCCCGGCACCTACGTAGAGGAGAAGGAGGTCTCCATAGCGTGGCATTATAGAAACGCCGAGGCTGAAGTAGGCGAGGCAGCTGCGAATCGCCTAGTTGAGGCCCTCTCCGGTCTCCTCGCCGGCACTCCTGCAAACATCTTGCGCGGCGTGAAGGTGGTGGAGGTGAGGGCCGCCGGGGTGAGCAAGGGGGCGGCGGCCAAGCTCCTATACGAGAAGCTGGCCCCCGACTTCGTCCTCATTGCAGGAGACGACTACACAGACGAGGAGATGTTCAAAAGCGTGCCGGCCGCCTTCAGCGTGAAGGTCGGAAGGGGCGAAACGGCGGCTAAGTTCATGGCACCGTCGTACAGGAAGGTGAGAGAGCTTCTTAGGAGACTTATATCATGA
- a CDS encoding HAD-IIB family hydrolase has protein sequence MIGLFTDYDGTLAPPERAREEGAIPPELEEVLRELSTLIPVAVVTTKDCYFVRRRVPYAAAYACINGLEVHAGGYMAVAEGLRSAELEQLLPLAQRLDALVEAKRTADGRLAGITIDWRGRGGPPEGLEAVIAEAQRLGLKVLWYSRHPFVDIYGANRDKGDAVKILKALLGVRHVAYMGDSENDIPAWREADVRIFVVNSLNRGLAVEGAIYIEYADLPAYLGEVLKNIKGLE, from the coding sequence GTGATAGGGCTGTTTACTGACTACGACGGTACCTTGGCGCCGCCGGAGAGGGCGAGAGAGGAGGGGGCTATCCCCCCGGAGTTGGAGGAGGTGTTGAGGGAGCTGTCGACGCTTATCCCAGTGGCTGTGGTGACGACAAAGGACTGCTACTTCGTGAGGCGGAGGGTTCCCTACGCGGCGGCGTATGCCTGTATCAACGGCTTAGAGGTACACGCCGGGGGCTACATGGCCGTTGCAGAGGGGCTGAGGTCGGCGGAGCTAGAGCAACTCCTCCCGCTGGCCCAGAGACTAGACGCCCTTGTTGAGGCAAAGAGGACTGCGGATGGGCGGCTGGCGGGGATAACTATCGACTGGCGGGGGCGCGGGGGGCCGCCTGAGGGGCTGGAGGCCGTGATCGCTGAAGCGCAGAGGCTTGGCTTAAAGGTGTTGTGGTACTCCCGCCACCCCTTTGTTGACATATACGGCGCAAACAGGGACAAGGGGGATGCAGTCAAGATCCTAAAGGCGTTGCTTGGGGTAAGGCACGTGGCCTACATGGGGGACAGCGAAAACGACATACCGGCGTGGAGGGAGGCCGATGTAAGAATTTTTGTGGTGAATAGCTTAAACCGCGGTTTGGCAGTAGAGGGGGCCATCTATATAGAGTACGCAGATCTGCCAGCCTACCTAGGCGAGGTTTTGAAAAACATAAAAGGCCTGGAGTAG
- a CDS encoding DUF5752 family protein, translating to MCYVKLGAKSLDTSGRGIPFKFYTAYYLSFYSRRRAKTLRDLLEGIKAADKNTLFHHLFHTIRSKHLIPPKYTNDFAHWVGEEVGDEELAAALSDISGAEPATIEDIRREIVEILEPHADDRAGRSEFVFVAMEPVVVETNYVANTLGEFLDMLEVVPGESIVYHFVTRRVLDGAGRNDFSTWLEKNFGLAEVAESLSRIDPLMYNSEEALRGDILKTLRRWLL from the coding sequence ATGTGCTATGTGAAGCTCGGCGCAAAGTCGCTCGACACGTCGGGTAGGGGCATCCCATTTAAGTTCTACACGGCGTATTATCTATCTTTCTACAGCCGGAGGAGGGCGAAGACTTTGAGGGATCTCCTAGAGGGGATAAAGGCGGCGGATAAAAACACGCTTTTCCACCACCTGTTCCACACTATAAGATCCAAGCACTTGATACCCCCTAAGTACACCAACGACTTCGCCCACTGGGTAGGCGAAGAGGTGGGGGATGAAGAGCTCGCCGCGGCGTTGTCCGACATATCCGGCGCAGAGCCGGCCACCATCGAAGACATCAGGAGGGAGATAGTGGAGATCCTAGAGCCACACGCCGATGACAGGGCTGGCAGATCGGAGTTCGTCTTTGTAGCCATGGAGCCCGTGGTAGTTGAAACAAACTACGTTGCGAACACCTTGGGGGAGTTTCTAGACATGTTAGAGGTAGTGCCGGGGGAGTCTATAGTATACCACTTCGTCACCAGGCGCGTCCTCGACGGGGCAGGCCGAAACGACTTCTCCACGTGGCTTGAGAAGAACTTCGGCCTGGCGGAGGTCGCGGAAAGCCTCAGCCGCATAGACCCGTTGATGTACAACAGCGAGGAGGCGCTTAGGGGAGACATCTTGAAGACGCTGAGGCGGTGGCTGTTATGA
- a CDS encoding glycosyltransferase, giving the protein MIEKYAQFVGEDEIDAIVKLAERLQDLSILHVNSTAAGGGVAEILNRMVPLMRELGLRVDWKVIRGDAEFFTATKTFHNALQGTVRDVPSHLYSVYEKWQEINANELDLDYDVVFIHDPQPAGLIKYRKRGKWIWRCHIDLSTPHPEVWAFLKRYVSMYDLAIFHIPEFARDDLEIPQLLIPPSIDPLSPKNKELPPTTVERIVAKFDVDTERPILLQVSRFDWAKDPLGVVEAYRLAKRHVPDLQLVYLGSPAHDDPEGEAVYKKTVEAAGGDSDIHLLMLPPDSHVEVNAFQRAATVVMQKSIREGFGLTVSEALWKSKPVVGGRAGGIKIQVIHGVTGFLATSPRVAAHYVTFLLREKEIREKMGAAGREHVRRNFLITHHLRRYLMAIAYATGRHRR; this is encoded by the coding sequence ATGATTGAGAAATACGCCCAATTCGTGGGGGAGGATGAAATAGACGCAATAGTCAAGCTAGCGGAGCGGCTCCAAGACCTCTCCATCCTACACGTGAACTCCACCGCCGCCGGGGGCGGCGTTGCGGAGATCCTAAACAGGATGGTGCCCCTAATGCGGGAACTAGGGCTAAGGGTTGACTGGAAGGTGATACGGGGCGACGCGGAGTTCTTCACCGCAACTAAGACTTTCCACAACGCCCTCCAGGGCACGGTGCGGGATGTGCCGAGCCATCTGTATTCCGTATACGAGAAGTGGCAGGAGATAAACGCCAATGAGCTGGATCTCGACTACGACGTGGTTTTCATACACGACCCCCAGCCAGCCGGCCTTATCAAGTACAGGAAGAGGGGAAAGTGGATTTGGAGGTGCCACATAGACCTCTCTACGCCGCATCCCGAGGTCTGGGCGTTCCTCAAGCGGTACGTCTCCATGTACGACCTCGCCATATTCCACATACCCGAATTTGCCAGAGACGACCTGGAGATACCCCAGCTCCTCATACCCCCCTCGATAGACCCCCTCAGCCCCAAAAACAAGGAGCTGCCGCCAACCACGGTGGAGCGCATAGTGGCGAAATTCGACGTCGACACGGAGAGGCCAATCTTGTTGCAAGTCTCCCGCTTTGACTGGGCAAAGGATCCCCTGGGCGTCGTGGAGGCGTATAGGCTGGCCAAGCGCCACGTCCCCGACCTCCAGCTGGTCTACCTGGGTAGCCCCGCGCACGACGACCCCGAGGGGGAGGCCGTCTATAAGAAAACTGTGGAGGCCGCCGGCGGCGACTCAGACATACACCTCCTCATGCTACCACCTGACAGCCACGTGGAGGTCAACGCCTTCCAACGCGCCGCCACTGTGGTGATGCAGAAGTCTATAAGAGAGGGCTTCGGGCTCACGGTCTCGGAGGCGTTGTGGAAAAGCAAGCCGGTGGTAGGCGGAAGGGCGGGGGGCATTAAAATCCAGGTAATACACGGAGTCACCGGCTTCCTCGCCACCTCCCCCCGCGTCGCCGCCCACTACGTCACCTTCCTCCTCAGGGAGAAGGAGATAAGGGAGAAGATGGGCGCCGCAGGCAGAGAACACGTCCGGAGAAACTTCCTAATAACCCACCATCTGAGGCGCTACCTCATGGCAATAGCCTACGCAACCGGGAGACACAGAAGATAG
- a CDS encoding cytochrome D1 domain-containing protein — translation MGAEDKQPRRDFLKAAAMAGIGFAVGSWAVALSRGKAVVEVTQEKVVETRVIPQVQVMQTAPTAPAAPPHPAFEKRGLAYLNPETIQNTLRVLVPEDSLSPKPTAYNINDLDWIAILIESRYHEPGVEMVGAYTFLDMKNFNVLKRLKNAGDRVHVVRFGREEWPENKRRFALGMSRDCWLSKIDLYTMQIVRQIKIGVDCRSAAYDKDGKYIIAGSKDPGHVVILDADTFKVLKVIPFLGVSKFFPTPMMGRQGAILTTDLGYWLVNVKDAEMVLVIDYRDPEFPIVHAFTSYDNNSKNRSVKVQIGDKTYEVTGIGKSPHELNKLDKEGRYVAVTGQESNTISILDMKNFEIINVVPCGKKPHPGPGTLVPGKYFLTNAIAEGKITVINLQTMDVEKYITYPKEFPADTGGGLYSTPPLPDGRIPKGLAWFDTSFNINKGVFAVDINLMDVATAPPKPAVFSTNKPGKWAMHPGYTPDGRYVISALERTDSVYRVDAETGEIVGTIKLKEIEPVQLLEEPSPTGIFPAWRIKAPWF, via the coding sequence ATGGGCGCCGAGGACAAACAACCGAGGCGTGACTTCCTCAAGGCGGCCGCCATGGCGGGGATTGGCTTCGCGGTGGGTAGCTGGGCAGTGGCGCTGAGCCGCGGAAAAGCCGTTGTGGAGGTGACCCAGGAGAAAGTTGTGGAGACCAGAGTAATACCACAGGTACAAGTAATGCAGACGGCTCCCACCGCGCCGGCGGCGCCGCCGCACCCAGCTTTTGAAAAGAGGGGGCTGGCGTATTTAAACCCTGAGACAATTCAGAACACGCTCAGGGTGCTGGTGCCGGAGGACTCCCTATCCCCCAAGCCTACTGCCTACAATATAAATGACTTGGACTGGATAGCTATATTGATTGAGAGCCGCTACCACGAGCCGGGGGTCGAGATGGTGGGCGCCTACACATTCCTAGACATGAAAAACTTCAATGTGTTGAAGAGGCTTAAGAACGCCGGCGACCGCGTCCACGTGGTGAGGTTCGGCCGGGAGGAGTGGCCCGAAAACAAGAGGAGGTTTGCTCTAGGCATGTCGAGGGACTGCTGGCTTTCCAAGATAGATCTCTACACCATGCAGATTGTGAGGCAGATAAAAATAGGCGTCGACTGCCGTAGCGCTGCATATGACAAGGACGGGAAATACATAATAGCAGGCTCCAAAGACCCGGGACACGTGGTTATACTAGATGCAGACACCTTCAAGGTGTTGAAGGTGATACCATTCCTGGGCGTCTCTAAGTTCTTCCCAACCCCCATGATGGGGCGCCAAGGGGCTATACTCACCACAGACCTGGGCTACTGGCTTGTCAATGTAAAAGATGCCGAGATGGTCCTAGTTATAGATTACAGAGACCCGGAGTTTCCCATTGTCCACGCATTCACGAGCTACGACAACAACTCCAAGAACAGAAGCGTGAAAGTGCAGATAGGCGACAAGACATATGAGGTCACTGGAATTGGCAAGAGCCCACACGAGCTAAACAAACTGGATAAGGAGGGCCGCTACGTAGCCGTCACCGGGCAGGAGAGCAACACCATATCCATACTCGACATGAAGAACTTCGAAATTATCAACGTCGTCCCGTGCGGCAAGAAGCCGCACCCAGGGCCTGGGACCTTAGTCCCCGGCAAGTACTTCCTAACCAACGCAATTGCGGAGGGGAAGATCACCGTTATAAACCTCCAGACGATGGACGTGGAGAAGTACATCACCTACCCCAAGGAGTTCCCCGCCGACACAGGAGGGGGGCTATACTCCACTCCGCCGCTGCCAGACGGCAGAATCCCCAAGGGGCTGGCCTGGTTCGACACGTCGTTTAACATAAACAAGGGCGTATTCGCCGTTGACATTAACCTCATGGACGTGGCCACCGCCCCGCCCAAGCCTGCCGTGTTCTCTACCAACAAGCCAGGCAAGTGGGCAATGCACCCGGGCTACACCCCCGACGGGCGCTATGTGATAAGCGCCTTGGAGAGGACAGACTCTGTGTATAGAGTAGACGCCGAGACTGGCGAGATCGTGGGAACAATAAAGCTAAAGGAGATAGAGCCTGTCCAGTTGCTAGAAGAGCCCTCTCCCACCGGCATATTCCCAGCCTGGAGGATAAAGGCGCCTTGGTTCTAA
- a CDS encoding acyltransferase — protein MGFVSKKAVVQARYVSPDAYIYGPTHIGSGSYVDAAVIGYPTRQKILKGNGPLDELSDGAKIGELVIIRSGVVIYENAEIGDGCEFGHNVLVRELAKIGRGVRIGTNAIVERDVKIGDRAWIQSMVYIPNGTVIEEDVFIGPNAVITNDKYPPSKRLAPVVIRRGAVIGANATLVAGVEIGEGAVVAAGAVVTRDVPPGAVVAGVPARVIGKAEDYLKKRAIYETSG, from the coding sequence ATGGGATTCGTGTCGAAAAAGGCCGTCGTCCAAGCCCGCTACGTCTCGCCCGACGCCTACATATACGGCCCCACACACATCGGAAGCGGTAGCTACGTAGACGCGGCCGTAATTGGGTACCCCACTCGCCAGAAGATACTAAAGGGCAACGGCCCGCTGGACGAGCTGAGCGACGGCGCGAAGATTGGCGAGTTGGTGATTATTAGAAGCGGCGTGGTTATTTACGAAAACGCGGAGATCGGCGACGGCTGCGAGTTCGGCCACAACGTCCTAGTGAGGGAGCTAGCGAAAATCGGGCGTGGAGTGAGGATAGGCACCAACGCAATTGTAGAACGCGACGTGAAAATCGGAGACAGGGCCTGGATCCAGTCCATGGTCTACATACCAAACGGCACGGTGATAGAGGAGGACGTCTTCATTGGCCCAAATGCAGTTATCACCAACGACAAGTACCCACCCAGCAAGAGGCTCGCCCCCGTAGTGATAAGGAGGGGCGCGGTAATAGGGGCGAACGCCACACTCGTGGCGGGGGTCGAAATCGGGGAAGGCGCAGTGGTGGCGGCGGGTGCGGTGGTCACCAGAGACGTACCCCCCGGCGCCGTAGTCGCCGGGGTCCCCGCCCGGGTAATCGGAAAAGCTGAGGATTACCTGAAAAAACGGGCTATTTACGAGACTAGCGGCTGA
- a CDS encoding PaRep2b protein, with translation MQEEARRRAGQRGRGKRLKKGIGKEGSCKLEQTAKARGSYDVVEEYLKLAREAETVDPMKGVAEDKERGYGERRLCGVEKKGRLEAELSRWRLIMTKAEEKVLLNAGVKKMAKLL, from the coding sequence GTGCAAGAAGAGGCTAGAAGGCGCGCCGGACAAAGAGGGCGCGGGAAGCGGCTGAAAAAGGGAATAGGCAAAGAAGGCTCTTGCAAGCTGGAGCAGACCGCCAAAGCAAGGGGATCCTACGATGTAGTTGAGGAGTACCTCAAGCTGGCACGGGAGGCAGAGACCGTAGACCCAATGAAAGGCGTGGCTGAGGACAAGGAGAGGGGCTATGGCGAGAGGCGCCTGTGCGGTGTGGAGAAGAAGGGCCGGCTAGAGGCCGAGCTGTCGAGGTGGAGGTTGATTATGACGAAGGCGGAAGAAAAAGTTCTACTTAATGCGGGGGTGAAAAAGATGGCGAAGTTGTTGTGA
- a CDS encoding mechanosensitive ion channel domain-containing protein gives MKTRLWAATVVKVAVVVAASVVAYYSMKFLNAVFNLGLTQEAYGFAAAFIATAAGVIVSNIVGNALIVHLRPALKEKAFSIGNVVKLLGFFFSIIIAFTIAKIGAEVAVLGGTVTGLVLGLALQQVLGNLFAGLIILATRFITVGDVVRITSTGLPYQWAMLPAYKWFSPDYVVPGYKGRVVEIGLFYTTIILDMGQEMRIPNSIVLSSGVVDYTPQWSERNIVMIRLELPLSIIDFDNLEKEITEVLGGLKVLAVDYTEQSDKDYVILRIKIEVPEGVDWRAAKSEALKRLLKYRDAKIHEKFYRYACLTRGILCDKYAAEMVKSANS, from the coding sequence ATGAAGACGAGGCTCTGGGCGGCGACCGTCGTGAAGGTTGCTGTCGTCGTGGCGGCGAGCGTTGTTGCGTACTACTCAATGAAGTTTCTCAACGCGGTGTTCAATCTCGGCCTTACCCAAGAGGCGTACGGCTTCGCCGCCGCCTTCATAGCCACCGCGGCGGGGGTCATAGTGTCGAATATCGTTGGCAACGCCCTGATTGTCCACCTGAGGCCGGCCCTCAAGGAGAAGGCGTTCTCCATTGGCAACGTGGTAAAGTTACTCGGCTTCTTCTTCTCGATCATCATAGCATTCACCATTGCGAAGATAGGCGCTGAGGTGGCGGTGCTCGGAGGCACCGTCACGGGGCTTGTGCTGGGCCTCGCGTTGCAACAAGTTCTTGGCAACCTATTTGCCGGCCTCATCATCTTAGCCACCAGGTTCATAACAGTAGGCGACGTGGTGAGGATAACCTCAACAGGCCTCCCCTACCAGTGGGCAATGCTACCCGCGTATAAGTGGTTCTCTCCCGACTACGTCGTGCCCGGGTACAAGGGGCGCGTCGTGGAGATTGGGCTGTTCTACACCACGATCATCCTCGACATGGGCCAGGAGATGCGCATACCCAACTCCATCGTCCTAAGCTCGGGGGTCGTGGACTACACGCCCCAGTGGAGCGAGCGCAACATCGTCATGATACGGCTAGAATTACCCCTCTCGATAATCGATTTCGACAATTTGGAGAAGGAAATAACAGAGGTTCTCGGCGGGTTGAAAGTCTTGGCAGTAGACTACACAGAACAGAGCGATAAGGACTACGTGATCCTGAGGATAAAAATAGAGGTTCCCGAAGGCGTCGACTGGCGCGCCGCTAAGAGCGAAGCTCTTAAAAGGCTGTTGAAATACCGCGACGCCAAAATCCATGAGAAGTTCTACAGATATGCCTGCCTCACCCGAGGCATTCTCTGCGACAAATACGCCGCCGAGATGGTAAAATCTGCCAACAGCTGA
- a CDS encoding mechanosensitive ion channel family protein has product MLDLWSAVFYIAVALLIAVVGYVLGRAIRHILDSFFRRTGLNDWFRSFNIGRALLRSGYTAGEFFGSVAAWVVYIVFFLLALAYIALNLGYQDSYALILSILYTYVYGFVKFFIISIFGFILVDGFVEYIYKGALSKSEVVVGVVAEYVRIILYLVVITFALEQGGINVSTLSSMLTPITWALAAALVAVLVAESVKKK; this is encoded by the coding sequence ATGCTTGACTTGTGGAGCGCCGTGTTTTACATCGCCGTGGCTCTTCTAATCGCTGTTGTCGGGTATGTTTTAGGGAGGGCAATTCGCCATATTCTCGACAGCTTCTTCCGACGTACAGGCCTCAACGACTGGTTCAGAAGCTTCAACATAGGGCGCGCGCTGTTGCGCTCGGGCTACACTGCAGGGGAGTTCTTCGGCTCGGTAGCCGCCTGGGTGGTGTACATCGTGTTTTTCCTCCTCGCGCTTGCATACATAGCTCTGAACCTCGGCTATCAGGACAGCTACGCCCTTATACTCAGCATCTTGTACACCTACGTCTACGGTTTTGTGAAGTTCTTCATAATCTCCATCTTCGGCTTCATTTTGGTAGACGGCTTCGTCGAGTATATCTACAAAGGCGCGTTGTCGAAAAGCGAGGTAGTAGTCGGCGTGGTGGCCGAGTATGTGAGGATAATCCTTTACCTCGTGGTGATCACATTCGCGTTGGAGCAAGGCGGCATAAACGTCTCCACGCTTAGCTCCATGCTGACGCCGATTACTTGGGCCCTTGCCGCGGCTCTAGTCGCGGTGTTAGTAGCCGAGTCTGTAAAAAAGAAATGA